Proteins encoded within one genomic window of Nonomuraea gerenzanensis:
- a CDS encoding STAS domain-containing protein, with product MDALHLTTSRHDGTLRVSVAGELDIATTEVFRGHLLALLQEAGRARRPAELVIEVSRLSFIDAAGLGILVSVQNQAVNQHTRLHIEGVPPSMRRLLRITGLDRHLT from the coding sequence ATGGACGCACTACACCTGACCACCAGCCGCCACGACGGCACGCTCAGGGTGAGCGTGGCCGGCGAGCTCGACATCGCCACCACCGAGGTGTTCCGCGGCCACCTGCTCGCGCTGCTGCAGGAGGCCGGCCGCGCCCGCCGCCCCGCGGAGCTGGTGATCGAGGTGAGCCGCCTGTCCTTCATCGACGCGGCCGGGCTCGGCATCCTCGTCTCCGTCCAGAACCAGGCCGTCAACCAGCACACCCGCCTGCACATCGAGGGCGTGCCACCGAGCATGCGCCGCCTGCTCCGCATCACCGGCCTGGACCGGCACCTCACCTGA
- a CDS encoding RNB domain-containing ribonuclease gives MPTIQVPDQIPLKLEDGFERITRELKLPGDFPPAVLDEAAWVAKVPKLDAEDLTDVPFVTIDPPGSMDLDQAVHLERLRAGYRVWYAIADVGAFVRPGGVIDAEARTRGETVYLPAGKVPLHPPVLSEGAASLLPGAVRPAAVWRIDLDSDSRTVGADVQRALVRSRERYDYDYVQAVHDTGTADGVLELLAEIGELRLALERERGGVTLPTPDQEVVPADGGYRLEFRLPLPAEAWNAQISLLTGMAAATMMLDAEIGVLRVLPRPQPGDLAKVRRVAQALDVPWPEGAGYGAVVHGLDPKAGRQAAFLHESKVLLRGAGYVSFDGAPPRLAEHAAVAAPYAHVTAPLRRLVDRYATEVCLAVAAGEPVPASVRAALPLLPDLMAASGRRAGAVERACVDLVEAFLLRDRIGQAFEAVVIDVDERRGGGQVQLMEPAVIARCDGDLPLGEQVTVRLTQADPSTREVRFTLAT, from the coding sequence GTGCCTACGATTCAGGTTCCCGATCAGATACCTCTCAAGCTGGAGGACGGGTTCGAACGGATCACGCGGGAGCTGAAGCTGCCCGGTGACTTCCCGCCCGCCGTGCTCGACGAGGCCGCCTGGGTGGCCAAGGTGCCGAAGCTCGACGCCGAGGACCTGACGGACGTGCCGTTCGTGACCATCGACCCGCCCGGCTCGATGGACCTCGACCAGGCCGTGCACCTGGAGCGGCTGCGGGCCGGCTACCGCGTCTGGTACGCCATCGCCGACGTCGGCGCGTTCGTCCGCCCCGGCGGCGTGATCGACGCCGAGGCCCGCACCCGCGGCGAGACCGTCTACCTGCCGGCGGGCAAGGTGCCGCTGCACCCGCCGGTGCTGTCGGAGGGCGCGGCCAGCCTGCTGCCCGGCGCGGTGCGGCCCGCCGCGGTCTGGCGGATCGACCTCGACTCCGACAGCCGCACCGTGGGCGCCGACGTGCAGCGCGCCCTCGTCCGCAGCCGCGAGCGCTACGACTACGACTACGTGCAGGCCGTCCACGACACCGGCACCGCCGACGGCGTGCTGGAGCTGCTGGCCGAGATCGGCGAGCTGCGGCTGGCGCTGGAGCGCGAGCGCGGCGGCGTCACCCTGCCCACCCCCGACCAGGAGGTGGTCCCCGCCGACGGCGGCTACCGCCTGGAGTTCCGGCTGCCGCTGCCCGCCGAGGCGTGGAACGCGCAGATCTCACTGCTGACCGGCATGGCCGCGGCCACGATGATGCTCGACGCCGAGATCGGCGTGCTGCGCGTGCTGCCCCGGCCGCAGCCGGGCGACCTGGCCAAGGTACGCAGGGTGGCGCAGGCCCTCGACGTGCCGTGGCCGGAGGGCGCCGGGTACGGGGCCGTGGTGCACGGCCTGGATCCGAAGGCGGGGCGGCAGGCGGCGTTCCTGCACGAGTCGAAGGTGCTGCTGCGCGGCGCCGGCTACGTGAGCTTCGACGGCGCACCGCCCCGGCTGGCCGAGCACGCGGCGGTCGCGGCGCCGTACGCGCACGTCACCGCCCCGCTGCGGCGCCTCGTCGATCGCTACGCGACCGAGGTCTGCCTGGCGGTCGCCGCCGGCGAGCCGGTGCCCGCCTCCGTGCGCGCCGCGCTCCCGCTCCTGCCCGACCTCATGGCGGCCTCGGGGCGGCGCGCCGGTGCGGTGGAGCGGGCGTGCGTGGATCTGGTGGAGGCGTTCCTGCTGCGCGATCGGATCGGGCAGGCGTTCGAGGCGGTGGTGATCGACGTGGACGAGCGGCGCGGGGGCGGACAGGTGCAGCTCATGGAGCCGGCGGTGATCGCCCGCTGCGACGGGGATCTGCCGCTGGGCGAGCAGGTCACCGTACGGCTCACCCAGGCCGATCCCTCCACCCGCGAGGTCCGCTTCACCCTCGCCACCTGA
- a CDS encoding ABC transporter ATP-binding protein: protein MRKLFAAGVVFAILAALCEVAAIRLFGHITDEVLTTRDLGAFWAPAVWWLGLAAVAGVTSFAGAYATALGAERFLLALRDRVYAHVQTLAPDFAEKRRLGDLMARLTDDIEAIEELVGSGLVKIITTVAGVIFFAGAAFFIRWDLALLTMALIPLFLVVSKVFAGRFRSAAALERASNGAMNSVLEEGLANQPLVQAYNRQDAESRRLHGEGRGWLRANMAQAWLAGLYSPVVQVIETVCLIVILGFGAWEIAAGRLTLGGLLAFAAYLALLYPAVQALGELAMTVSEAAAGSDRVVEILRTGPAVTDARDAAPAGRSRGRVAFERVGFAYPGRGRPVLRDLSFAVEPGEVVVLAGPSGAGKSTVAKLLLRFYDPDEGRILLDGTDLRDLTRESLRDNVTILHQETMLFSGSVRDNIAYGRPGASLDEVIRAAEAAGVHDFVKLLPQGYDTPVGQRGRLLSGGQRQRVAIARAILRDTPVLVLDEPTAGLDDATAAQVMRPLRRLMAGRTTLLITHDLRNLPDRVRVVVLEPVPREERIRLKRVGVPARSRSSVPGGSPASSRSPVAGGSPVSAGSLASSPASGGSPTSGLSPASGGSPTSGGPLASGRSLAPDHVQASGRSPMPGREVGAEPVPAPRRASASARPNATECRAVPEGSSGPEGSRGRPGGADGPPGPLRDTS, encoded by the coding sequence TTGCGGAAGCTGTTCGCGGCCGGGGTGGTGTTCGCCATTCTCGCCGCGCTCTGCGAAGTCGCCGCGATCCGCCTGTTCGGGCACATCACCGACGAAGTGCTGACGACCCGCGACCTGGGGGCCTTCTGGGCGCCCGCCGTCTGGTGGCTCGGGCTCGCGGCCGTCGCCGGGGTGACGTCCTTCGCGGGGGCCTACGCCACCGCCCTGGGCGCCGAACGTTTCCTGCTGGCCCTGCGCGACCGCGTGTACGCGCACGTGCAGACGCTCGCCCCCGACTTCGCCGAGAAGCGGCGGCTGGGCGACCTGATGGCCCGCCTGACGGACGACATCGAGGCCATCGAGGAGCTCGTCGGGTCGGGGCTGGTCAAGATCATCACCACGGTCGCCGGCGTGATCTTCTTCGCGGGGGCCGCCTTCTTCATCCGATGGGACCTCGCGCTGCTGACCATGGCGCTGATCCCGCTGTTCCTGGTGGTCTCGAAGGTGTTCGCGGGCCGGTTCAGATCCGCGGCCGCACTCGAACGGGCCAGCAACGGCGCGATGAACAGCGTCCTGGAGGAGGGGCTGGCCAACCAGCCGCTCGTGCAGGCCTACAACCGGCAGGACGCCGAGTCGCGGCGGCTGCACGGCGAGGGCCGCGGCTGGCTGCGCGCCAACATGGCGCAGGCCTGGCTGGCCGGCCTCTACAGCCCGGTGGTCCAGGTCATCGAGACCGTCTGCCTGATCGTCATCCTCGGGTTCGGCGCGTGGGAGATCGCGGCGGGCCGGCTGACGCTCGGCGGGCTGCTCGCCTTCGCGGCCTACCTGGCCCTGCTCTACCCGGCCGTGCAGGCGCTGGGCGAGCTGGCCATGACGGTCTCGGAGGCCGCGGCGGGCTCCGACAGGGTCGTGGAGATCCTGCGGACCGGGCCCGCGGTCACCGACGCCCGCGACGCCGCGCCGGCCGGCCGCAGCCGGGGCCGCGTCGCCTTCGAACGCGTCGGCTTCGCCTACCCGGGACGCGGGCGGCCGGTGCTGCGGGACCTGTCGTTCGCCGTCGAGCCCGGCGAGGTCGTGGTCCTGGCCGGGCCCAGCGGGGCGGGCAAGTCCACGGTGGCCAAGCTGCTGCTGCGCTTCTACGACCCGGACGAGGGGCGCATCCTGCTGGACGGCACAGACCTGCGGGACCTGACGCGGGAGTCGCTGCGCGACAACGTGACGATCCTGCACCAGGAGACGATGCTGTTCTCCGGGTCCGTACGCGACAACATCGCCTACGGCCGGCCCGGCGCCTCGCTCGACGAGGTGATCAGGGCGGCGGAGGCGGCCGGGGTGCACGACTTCGTCAAGCTGCTGCCGCAGGGGTACGACACGCCGGTGGGGCAGCGGGGGCGCCTGCTGTCCGGGGGGCAGCGGCAGCGCGTGGCGATCGCGCGGGCCATCCTGCGTGACACGCCGGTGCTGGTGCTCGACGAGCCCACGGCCGGGCTCGACGACGCCACCGCCGCTCAGGTGATGCGGCCGCTGCGGCGGCTCATGGCCGGGCGGACCACCCTGCTCATCACGCACGACCTGCGGAATCTGCCGGACAGGGTGCGGGTGGTGGTGCTGGAGCCGGTGCCGCGCGAGGAGCGCATCCGGCTCAAGCGCGTCGGCGTGCCGGCTCGCAGCCGGTCGTCGGTCCCGGGTGGCTCGCCGGCGTCCAGTCGCTCGCCGGTCGCGGGCGGGTCGCCGGTGTCCGCAGGGTCGTTGGCGTCCAGCCCGGCCTCCGGCGGCTCGCCGACGTCCGGCCTCTCACCGGCCTCCGGTGGCTCGCCGACGTCAGGCGGTCCGCTGGCGTCCGGGCGTTCGCTGGCGCCCGACCATGTGCAGGCGTCCGGCCGCTCGCCGATGCCGGGCCGGGAGGTCGGCGCCGAGCCGGTGCCCGCGCCCAGGCGCGCCTCGGCGTCGGCTCGGCCGAACGCGACCGAGTGCCGGGCTGTGCCTGAGGGCTCGTCCGGGCCGGAGGGCTCGCGAGGGCGTCCGGGTGGGGCTGATGGCCCTCCCGGGCCGCTTCGCGACACGTCGTGA
- a CDS encoding alpha-galactosidase: MSPVILSAAGVALVLDDSGPGLPRVRHFGAGIGPAEGPGLLPVLAAPAPPLLPAQGDGWYGRPGLSGGRDGEHWPVRWTVEGIDVTAEPGSGGSATVTAADAKAGLRLVSELVMDGGGLVRARHTVTNTAASPYRVAGLVCVLPVPARAGELLDFTGRWALEKVPQRGAFGQGVWSRENRRGRTGHDATGLLVAGTEGFGFGRGEVWAVHAGWSGDHVHYAERLAEGVALLGGGELLEPGEVVLAEGEQYSTPWVYFAYSGAGLDEASARLHGHLRARPLPVRPVTLNNWEATYFDHGLDRLLELADKAAAAGIERFVLDDGWFRHRRHDRAGLGDWYVDEGVWPDGLHPLADRVRKLGMQFGLWFEPEMVNPDSDLAREHPDWILGHAERMPPPQRHQQVLDLARPEAYAYLLERLDTLVGEYALDYIKWDHNRDIAEPVHDGVPGVHAQTLATYRLLDELRARRPGLEIESCSSGGARVDYGILARTDRVWTSDSNDALDRQLIQRWTGLLVPPERLGCHVGAPRDHVTGRALPLAFRAATALFGHMGVEWDLTSASQEELEELATWIALHKRLRPLLHAGRVVRADHPDPSELLHGVVLPERAVFAYVQLSSRLAIAPAPLRLPGLDPEAVYEVRAAGPVPERVLLPEWAAAPDQGPVRLTGAVLGELGLPAPALRPATALVIELERVGG; the protein is encoded by the coding sequence TTGTCTCCTGTGATCCTCTCCGCGGCCGGTGTCGCGCTGGTGCTCGACGACTCCGGCCCCGGCCTGCCACGGGTACGGCACTTCGGTGCCGGGATCGGGCCCGCCGAAGGGCCCGGCCTGCTGCCGGTGCTGGCCGCCCCGGCCCCGCCGTTGCTGCCCGCCCAGGGTGACGGCTGGTACGGCCGCCCCGGCCTGTCCGGTGGCAGGGACGGCGAGCACTGGCCGGTGCGCTGGACGGTCGAGGGCATAGACGTGACGGCCGAGCCGGGCTCCGGCGGGTCGGCGACCGTGACGGCCGCCGACGCGAAGGCGGGCCTGCGGCTGGTGAGCGAGCTGGTCATGGACGGCGGCGGGCTGGTGCGGGCGCGGCACACGGTGACCAACACCGCCGCGTCCCCCTACCGGGTGGCGGGGCTGGTGTGCGTGCTGCCGGTGCCGGCGCGGGCCGGTGAGCTGCTCGACTTCACCGGCCGGTGGGCGCTGGAGAAGGTGCCGCAGCGCGGCGCGTTCGGGCAGGGCGTGTGGTCCAGGGAGAACCGGCGGGGCCGCACCGGGCACGACGCGACCGGGCTGCTCGTGGCGGGCACCGAAGGCTTCGGGTTCGGCCGCGGCGAGGTGTGGGCGGTGCACGCCGGCTGGAGCGGCGACCACGTGCACTACGCCGAGCGGCTGGCCGAGGGCGTGGCGCTGCTCGGCGGCGGCGAGCTGCTCGAACCCGGCGAGGTCGTGCTGGCCGAGGGCGAGCAGTACAGCACGCCGTGGGTGTACTTCGCCTACTCCGGAGCCGGGCTGGACGAGGCGAGCGCACGGCTGCACGGCCACCTGCGGGCCCGCCCGCTGCCCGTGCGTCCCGTCACGCTGAACAACTGGGAGGCCACCTACTTCGACCACGGCCTCGACCGGCTGCTGGAGCTGGCCGACAAGGCCGCCGCGGCCGGGATCGAGCGGTTCGTGCTCGACGACGGCTGGTTCCGCCACCGCCGCCACGACCGGGCCGGCCTCGGCGACTGGTACGTGGACGAGGGCGTCTGGCCCGACGGCCTGCACCCGCTGGCCGACCGGGTGCGCAAGCTCGGCATGCAGTTCGGCCTCTGGTTCGAGCCGGAGATGGTCAACCCCGACTCCGACCTGGCCCGCGAGCACCCCGACTGGATCCTGGGGCACGCCGAGCGGATGCCGCCGCCGCAGCGCCACCAGCAGGTGCTCGACCTGGCCAGGCCGGAGGCGTACGCGTACCTGCTGGAGCGGCTGGACACGCTGGTCGGCGAGTACGCGCTCGACTACATCAAGTGGGACCACAACCGCGACATCGCCGAGCCCGTGCACGACGGCGTGCCGGGCGTGCACGCGCAGACGCTGGCCACCTACCGGCTGCTGGACGAGCTGCGCGCCCGCCGCCCCGGGCTGGAGATCGAGTCGTGCTCGTCGGGCGGCGCCCGCGTCGACTACGGCATCCTGGCCCGCACCGACCGGGTGTGGACCTCCGACAGCAACGACGCCCTCGACCGGCAGCTGATCCAGCGCTGGACGGGGCTGCTGGTGCCGCCGGAGCGGCTCGGCTGCCACGTCGGCGCGCCGCGCGACCACGTCACCGGCCGGGCGCTGCCGCTGGCGTTCCGCGCCGCGACCGCGCTGTTCGGGCACATGGGCGTGGAGTGGGACCTGACCTCGGCGAGCCAGGAGGAGCTGGAGGAGCTGGCCACCTGGATCGCGCTGCACAAGCGGCTGCGGCCGCTGCTGCACGCCGGGCGGGTGGTGCGCGCCGACCACCCTGACCCGTCGGAGCTGCTGCACGGGGTGGTGCTGCCGGAGCGGGCCGTGTTCGCCTACGTCCAGCTCAGCTCCAGGCTCGCGATCGCGCCCGCCCCGCTGCGGCTGCCGGGGCTCGACCCCGAGGCCGTGTACGAGGTGCGGGCCGCCGGGCCCGTCCCCGAGCGGGTGCTGCTGCCGGAGTGGGCCGCCGCGCCGGATCAGGGGCCCGTGCGGCTGACGGGTGCGGTGCTGGGCGAGCTGGGACTGCCCGCGCCCGCGCTGCGGCCCGCGACGGCGCTGGTCATCGAGCTGGAACGGGTCGGCGGCTAG
- a CDS encoding TetR/AcrR family transcriptional regulator, producing the protein MGDDHSAARPLRADARRNRERVLQIAQEALASDGLTISFDEIARRAGFGVGTVYRHFPTKEALVEAVLLGRIERFVADARALATAEDAGRAFFGWFTTVVEQAAANQALCDMLESGSGMTLRPGSTLADDFAAALARLLARAQRVGAVRADLAPQDVHDLLRGCLAAERRARARGGAVRMAEVICEGMRAKPASPPPTF; encoded by the coding sequence ATGGGCGACGATCACAGCGCGGCCAGGCCGCTGCGCGCCGACGCCCGCCGCAACCGCGAGCGGGTCCTGCAGATCGCGCAGGAGGCCCTGGCCAGTGACGGGCTGACGATCTCCTTCGACGAGATCGCCCGCCGGGCCGGGTTCGGGGTCGGCACCGTCTACCGGCACTTCCCGACCAAGGAGGCGCTGGTCGAGGCGGTGCTGCTGGGGCGGATCGAGCGGTTCGTGGCCGACGCCAGAGCGCTGGCCACCGCCGAGGACGCGGGGCGGGCGTTCTTCGGCTGGTTCACCACGGTGGTCGAGCAGGCCGCCGCGAACCAGGCGCTGTGCGACATGCTGGAGAGCGGCTCGGGGATGACGCTGCGGCCCGGCTCCACGCTGGCCGACGACTTCGCCGCCGCGCTGGCCCGGCTGCTGGCGCGGGCGCAGCGGGTGGGGGCGGTGCGGGCCGATCTGGCGCCGCAGGACGTGCACGACCTGCTGCGTGGCTGCCTGGCCGCCGAGCGCCGTGCGCGGGCCAGGGGTGGGGCGGTGCGGATGGCGGAGGTGATCTGCGAGGGCATGCGCGCCAAACCGGCCTCCCCGCCACCGACGTTCTGA
- a CDS encoding siderophore-interacting protein, translated as MTEPFHMFHVRVDRLERLSPSFLRVTFTGDDLRHFADNGFDQRLKLFLPVPEHGLSYLPTGPDWFQRWRALEPAKRNPMRTYTARTVRPEAGEVDVDVVMHPDGGPVARWAEGVRPGDAAALFGPHSRFEGRHGGLEFHPPAGTGCVLIAGDETAVPAICAILERLPAHLNGEVLLEVPYDDDALPVDSPASVKVTWLARNGGERGARLVPAVRAAADRLLPSSGSTAAAADFVDVDTEELWEVPPEAEIDYGPIYAWLAGEASVIKTLRRHLVAERGVDRRSVAFMGYWREGRAENNE; from the coding sequence ATGACCGAGCCCTTTCACATGTTCCACGTACGGGTGGACCGGCTCGAACGGCTGAGCCCGTCGTTCCTGCGGGTCACCTTCACCGGGGACGACTTGCGGCACTTCGCGGACAACGGCTTCGACCAGCGGCTCAAGCTCTTCCTCCCGGTCCCCGAGCACGGCCTGTCCTACCTGCCCACCGGCCCCGACTGGTTCCAGCGCTGGCGCGCGCTGGAGCCGGCCAAGCGCAACCCGATGCGCACCTACACCGCCAGGACGGTCCGTCCCGAGGCCGGCGAGGTGGACGTGGACGTCGTCATGCACCCCGACGGCGGCCCCGTCGCGCGGTGGGCGGAAGGTGTGCGGCCCGGCGACGCCGCCGCCCTCTTCGGCCCGCACTCCCGTTTCGAGGGCCGCCACGGCGGGCTGGAGTTCCACCCGCCCGCCGGCACGGGCTGCGTGCTCATCGCCGGCGACGAGACCGCCGTGCCCGCCATCTGCGCCATCCTGGAGCGCCTGCCCGCCCACCTGAACGGCGAGGTGCTCCTGGAGGTGCCCTACGACGACGACGCCCTGCCGGTCGACAGCCCCGCCTCGGTCAAGGTCACCTGGCTGGCCAGGAACGGCGGCGAGCGCGGCGCCCGGCTCGTGCCCGCCGTCCGCGCCGCCGCCGACCGCCTGCTCCCGTCGTCCGGCAGCACCGCGGCAGCCGCCGACTTCGTGGACGTGGACACCGAGGAGCTGTGGGAGGTGCCGCCGGAGGCGGAGATCGACTACGGGCCGATATACGCGTGGCTGGCCGGCGAGGCGTCCGTCATCAAGACGCTCCGCCGGCACCTCGTGGCCGAGCGCGGCGTGGACCGGCGCTCGGTGGCGTTCATGGGCTACTGGCGGGAGGGCCGCGCCGAGAACAACGAGTGA
- a CDS encoding ArsR/SmtB family transcription factor yields the protein MLLSLHLLGRRQGIAMFGGWRKQARQALAPDLRLLFALAPPWGYSADFLTPPGAPGDIDSAVEMVLATPRRRLRGDIGQLAGRSTPDLADLGHGRLPALRRLGTSMRSYHRHAVAPYWSSVDTAVRAERARLAREFLGGGAEAALAALRPFALWQPPVLSLPLHPADRDVHLDGRGLVLIPSFFCYRAPTTLQDPTGPQVLVYPVRHDPAWLTHDPAQPSRALRRLLGGTRASVLAAVADAPATTTGLARRTGISPASASEHARTLQNAGLLTASRQGNRVYHVLTELGARLLRGSAPSD from the coding sequence GTGCTGCTCAGCCTTCACCTGCTGGGCAGACGCCAGGGCATCGCGATGTTCGGCGGCTGGCGCAAGCAGGCACGGCAGGCGCTCGCCCCCGACCTGCGGCTGCTGTTCGCACTCGCCCCGCCCTGGGGGTACTCGGCGGACTTCCTCACTCCGCCCGGCGCGCCCGGCGACATCGACTCCGCCGTGGAGATGGTGCTCGCCACGCCACGACGGCGGCTGCGCGGCGACATCGGGCAACTGGCGGGCCGCTCCACCCCCGATCTGGCCGACCTCGGCCACGGACGGCTGCCGGCGCTGCGGCGGCTCGGCACGAGCATGAGGAGTTACCACCGCCACGCCGTCGCCCCGTACTGGAGCTCGGTCGACACCGCGGTGCGCGCGGAGCGGGCCAGGCTGGCGCGCGAGTTCCTCGGAGGCGGAGCCGAAGCGGCACTCGCGGCGCTGCGGCCGTTCGCGCTCTGGCAGCCACCGGTGCTGTCCCTGCCGCTGCACCCCGCCGACCGGGACGTCCACCTGGACGGCCGCGGCCTGGTGCTGATCCCGTCGTTCTTCTGCTACCGCGCCCCCACCACGCTGCAGGACCCCACCGGCCCGCAGGTGCTCGTCTACCCGGTCAGGCACGACCCGGCCTGGCTCACCCACGACCCGGCGCAGCCGTCACGCGCGCTGCGCAGGCTCCTGGGCGGCACCCGGGCGAGCGTGCTGGCGGCGGTGGCCGACGCCCCGGCCACCACCACCGGCCTGGCCCGCCGCACCGGCATCTCCCCGGCCTCCGCCAGCGAGCACGCCAGAACCCTGCAGAACGCCGGCCTGCTCACCGCCAGCCGCCAGGGCAACCGCGTCTACCACGTCCTGACGGAGCTGGGCGCCCGCCTGCTGCGCGGCTCGGCGCCCTCGGACTAG